One Mycoplasmoides pneumoniae FH genomic region harbors:
- the ybeY gene encoding rRNA maturation RNase YbeY produces the protein MKPSFSINSNYLFKRFFGKNFEAGIELCLQIIKDSLQLSFQPEFALMIVSPWKMKRLNRQFLNRKGVTDVISICYNENEAGFSPAIGEIFLCPKHIFKQAKQFGCTPWFLLTRNLIHGLLHLFEFDHEQSLAFESVTMFFQDEIHETVLKLWNR, from the coding sequence TTGAAACCGTCTTTTAGTATTAACTCTAACTACTTGTTTAAGCGCTTTTTTGGCAAAAACTTTGAAGCTGGCATCGAGCTTTGTTTGCAAATTATTAAAGACAGCTTGCAGCTTTCTTTTCAACCAGAATTTGCGCTTATGATTGTTTCACCATGAAAGATGAAGCGCTTAAACCGGCAGTTTCTCAACCGCAAAGGGGTAACTGATGTGATTAGCATCTGTTACAACGAAAATGAGGCGGGGTTTTCACCAGCCATTGGTGAAATCTTTTTGTGTCCCAAACACATCTTTAAGCAGGCCAAGCAGTTTGGTTGCACACCTTGGTTTTTACTAACACGCAACTTAATCCATGGTTTGCTACACCTGTTTGAGTTTGACCATGAGCAAAGTCTGGCCTTTGAAAGTGTAACGATGTTTTTTCAAGATGAAATTCATGAAACCGTTTTAAAACTATGGAATCGATAA
- the groL gene encoding chaperonin GroEL (60 kDa chaperone family; promotes refolding of misfolded polypeptides especially under stressful conditions; forms two stacked rings of heptamers to form a barrel-shaped 14mer; ends can be capped by GroES; misfolded proteins enter the barrel where they are refolded when GroES binds) produces the protein MAKELVFGKNARNKLLAGINKLADAVKVTVGPKGQNVILGRKFSNPLITNDGVTIAKEIELTDPLENIGAKVISVAAVSTNDIAGDGTTTATILAQEMTNRGVEAVNNGANPVNVRRGIEDASQLIITELDKRSKKINTNEEIEQVAAISSGSKEIGKLIAQAMALVGKNGVITTDDAKTINTTLETTEGIEFKGTYASPYMVSDQEKMEVVLDQPKILVSAMKINTIKEILPLLEGSMENGNPLLIVAPDFAEEVVTTLAVNKLRGTINVVAVKCNEYGERQKAALEDLAISTGTLAYNNELGGGFKDVTVNHLGEARRVQVAKEKTTVIGGKGSKETIQKHLDLLNGRLKQTTEKYDTDLLKERIAHLSQGVAVVRVGGATELAQKELKLRIEDALNSTKAAVEEGIISGGGIALLNVSTILNDSKLADKYKAETSAENLKEILVGYEIVRKSLEAPVRQIIENSGVNPVKVFAELRSEADGVGFDAETKKKVDMIRSGIIDPTKVTKTALEKAASVASSLITTSVAVYDIKENKEGSFQE, from the coding sequence ATGGCAAAGGAATTAGTATTTGGCAAGAATGCCCGCAATAAACTGCTAGCTGGTATTAATAAATTAGCAGACGCTGTTAAGGTAACCGTTGGTCCTAAAGGTCAAAACGTGATTTTAGGTCGGAAGTTTTCCAATCCTTTAATTACTAACGATGGAGTGACCATCGCTAAGGAAATTGAACTAACTGATCCTTTAGAAAACATTGGTGCTAAGGTTATTTCGGTAGCTGCTGTATCTACCAATGATATTGCTGGGGACGGTACTACCACTGCTACCATCTTGGCACAGGAAATGACTAACCGTGGTGTGGAAGCTGTTAATAATGGCGCTAATCCAGTTAATGTCCGCCGTGGGATTGAAGATGCTAGTCAGTTAATTATTACTGAGTTAGATAAGCGTTCCAAAAAGATTAATACCAACGAAGAAATCGAGCAAGTTGCAGCGATCTCTTCCGGTTCCAAGGAAATTGGGAAGCTGATTGCTCAAGCTATGGCCTTAGTTGGTAAAAACGGTGTCATTACCACCGATGATGCTAAGACGATTAACACTACCCTAGAAACCACTGAAGGGATTGAGTTTAAAGGTACTTACGCTTCCCCTTACATGGTTAGCGATCAAGAAAAAATGGAAGTGGTGTTAGACCAACCGAAGATCTTGGTCAGTGCGATGAAGATTAACACCATTAAGGAAATCTTACCGTTACTAGAAGGTAGCATGGAAAACGGTAACCCACTGTTAATCGTGGCACCTGACTTTGCTGAAGAAGTGGTAACTACTTTAGCGGTGAACAAGCTTCGCGGTACCATTAATGTAGTTGCTGTTAAATGTAACGAATACGGGGAACGCCAAAAGGCAGCTTTGGAAGATTTAGCCATTAGTACTGGCACCTTAGCTTACAACAATGAACTAGGTGGTGGCTTTAAGGATGTGACTGTAAACCACTTAGGGGAAGCTCGCCGTGTGCAAGTAGCCAAAGAAAAAACCACGGTTATTGGTGGTAAGGGTTCTAAGGAAACGATCCAAAAACACCTTGACCTTCTAAATGGTCGTTTAAAGCAAACTACCGAAAAGTACGATACCGATCTGTTAAAGGAACGGATTGCCCACCTCAGTCAAGGGGTAGCTGTAGTACGGGTTGGTGGTGCTACGGAACTAGCACAAAAAGAGTTAAAACTCCGCATTGAAGATGCCTTAAACTCGACTAAGGCAGCTGTTGAAGAAGGGATTATTTCCGGGGGTGGTATTGCTTTACTTAACGTATCCACTATCCTCAATGACAGTAAGTTGGCTGACAAGTACAAGGCAGAAACTAGTGCGGAAAACCTCAAGGAAATCCTGGTTGGTTATGAAATTGTGCGTAAGTCACTAGAAGCACCAGTGCGCCAAATTATTGAAAACTCCGGGGTTAACCCAGTTAAAGTATTTGCAGAACTACGCAGTGAAGCTGATGGTGTTGGTTTTGATGCTGAAACCAAAAAGAAGGTCGACATGATCCGCAGCGGTATTATTGACCCTACTAAGGTAACCAAAACTGCACTCGAAAAAGCTGCATCAGTAGCAAGTTCCTTAATTACCACCAGCGTTGCTGTGTATGATATTAAGGAAAACAAGGAAGGTAGCTTCCAAGAATAG
- a CDS encoding glycerophosphodiester phosphodiesterase family protein produces the protein MRKQFLIAHRGYSTIAPENTHLAFAAAQLFGFDGLWMEVQLTKDKQIVVTNLDNYKVGNKTHKLSDINLVDLKKINLAKQFKVNVQEQTILTLKEVLMEFLTPFRFLLLFIKGEEEQQNQVLVEQLAQLLEGFELAKEKLILLSSHFSTIKYLNEKLKSFKTSFVFNSKKQLVHLTKDEITQNCRFLAPNDSFYHKNCAELQSYGLPIILWVIKGLLRYQFYENDRFVKFQIAAQLY, from the coding sequence ATGCGCAAACAGTTTTTAATTGCACACCGTGGTTACAGCACCATTGCTCCTGAAAACACTCATTTAGCCTTTGCTGCTGCACAATTGTTTGGTTTTGATGGTTTGTGGATGGAAGTGCAACTCACTAAAGATAAACAAATAGTAGTCACTAATTTAGACAACTATAAGGTAGGAAATAAAACCCATAAACTGAGTGATATTAACCTAGTTGATCTCAAAAAGATTAACTTAGCGAAGCAGTTTAAGGTAAATGTCCAAGAACAGACAATCTTGACCTTAAAAGAGGTGTTAATGGAATTTTTAACCCCGTTTCGCTTTCTCTTGCTTTTTATTAAGGGCGAAGAAGAACAACAAAACCAGGTACTAGTAGAACAGTTAGCACAACTACTAGAAGGTTTTGAGTTAGCTAAAGAAAAGTTAATCTTGCTGTCCAGTCACTTTTCCACGATTAAGTACCTCAACGAAAAGTTAAAGAGCTTTAAAACTAGTTTTGTCTTTAACAGTAAAAAGCAGTTAGTTCATTTAACTAAAGATGAGATTACCCAGAACTGTCGTTTCTTAGCGCCCAATGATAGCTTTTACCACAAAAATTGTGCGGAGCTACAAAGCTATGGCCTGCCAATTATCCTCTGGGTAATTAAAGGGCTTTTACGTTACCAGTTTTACGAAAACGATCGCTTTGTTAAATTTCAAATAGCAGCACAACTTTACTAA
- a CDS encoding terminal organelle protein P200, giving the protein MPKTIKKQNPSNTTLQYKKYLEQSKEKTAKAKNKDVSIDDLLKKPFLEEIKTNVLKKNKTTRASTATRGTSKVKKQIVESSIDFFDEKKRGVFIVPPAGTSVINDDRGDNKAVEETVSKTAISQNQLAHYANSELVETEQFELKPVALEQNQVLTSTRHSQERESIFEKAQLFWQIFVGDVRFGFWKNHTWIWLGFFDQHQNWYYFEVVETVELPQEHTAFIKRKQIDSCFWKPLVGNPNYGYIQNNIWVWKGFFDTKLNWIPDPVRFTLPMVEKATTTTPVVQIELPAPPTVTVVDQTSPPTAAVTVSTSQPVIEEQTTVFNQTTQLEQLSVSAPLLDQSEVETEMVEVPFVAPSTTTTQPQVVTVQAQPASSSIQFQEPIIKVEFVNESFDFKKPSQTAAAASQAPSQAINIALNEADLIDELVAVGTTATTALPQSELIQEVVVIDNGQPQQAGFHYVVDFLTSTAPLTVAEIELQEQELVNEFVTTTSRETTTFASTPVFEPVVIPTVEPEEQLLENEFVESTVVSATSNEPNVASTPVVETVELTETPVSLEPLETVQLETAPVVTETVTVTEKAVEPEVLAVVEEAPLAVEPIVETSTTLAAETVEEAQVEQESTAVAVEPAIETESKATSEAQAELDWEALIGNSEYGYFDAEQNWIWTGYFDEDNKWVSTATAQTEANAEEVVLTADAETSELNTESDPSFETEVEIQPEPEPNFDLETIPEPESIETTEPEPNFEPEVELEPEIEPNFESETEVQQELAQESSFESEPEPNFETEVEVQPESEIEFKFEAEVQSEPKVSLNSDFETKPEAQAEVTPETLEVEATSEAPELQPETEATKVVDDVEEEQLDWELLIGNSNYGHYEPSGEWVWAGYFDDNQIWTPDASVEWARESDYTDLIGDEIYGRYNRKGEWIWYGYYDETGEWVLVDEHYQNHQPRISEAPRFWEQLIGNEDYGYYEDNEWKWYDGEFDSEGNWLVFHSSNAEDAKNIDIAKDIPVFESFDVDSIDADEWLDQFSDSDAKEVFGED; this is encoded by the coding sequence ATGCCAAAAACGATAAAAAAACAGAACCCATCGAACACTACATTACAGTACAAAAAGTATTTAGAACAGTCTAAAGAGAAAACTGCTAAAGCTAAAAATAAGGATGTTAGCATCGATGATTTACTCAAGAAGCCCTTCTTAGAGGAGATCAAAACCAATGTACTTAAGAAGAATAAAACTACCAGAGCTAGCACCGCTACCAGAGGTACTTCTAAAGTCAAAAAACAGATAGTTGAATCTTCTATTGACTTTTTTGACGAGAAAAAGCGTGGTGTTTTTATTGTGCCACCAGCTGGTACTAGTGTTATTAACGATGACCGGGGTGATAATAAAGCGGTAGAGGAGACTGTTAGCAAAACTGCTATTAGTCAAAATCAACTGGCACATTATGCCAACAGTGAGCTTGTTGAAACCGAACAATTTGAACTAAAACCGGTTGCTTTAGAACAGAATCAGGTTCTAACCAGCACCCGCCACAGTCAAGAACGTGAATCGATTTTTGAAAAAGCACAACTCTTTTGACAAATCTTTGTTGGTGATGTTCGTTTTGGTTTTTGAAAGAACCACACCTGAATTTGATTAGGTTTCTTTGATCAACACCAAAACTGGTATTACTTTGAAGTGGTAGAAACAGTGGAACTGCCCCAAGAACATACTGCCTTTATTAAGCGCAAACAGATTGATAGCTGTTTTTGAAAACCACTGGTTGGTAATCCTAACTATGGTTACATTCAAAACAACATTTGGGTGTGGAAGGGTTTCTTTGACACCAAACTCAATTGGATTCCTGACCCAGTGCGCTTTACCTTGCCAATGGTTGAAAAAGCCACTACAACTACACCTGTTGTACAAATTGAATTACCAGCACCACCAACTGTAACTGTAGTAGACCAAACATCACCACCAACTGCTGCTGTCACCGTTTCTACATCACAGCCAGTCATAGAAGAGCAGACCACTGTATTTAATCAAACTACTCAGCTAGAACAGCTAAGTGTTAGCGCACCACTGTTAGACCAATCGGAAGTGGAAACGGAAATGGTAGAAGTGCCGTTTGTTGCACCGTCAACAACTACCACTCAACCTCAAGTGGTTACTGTACAAGCACAACCAGCATCAAGTTCGATTCAGTTTCAAGAACCAATTATTAAGGTTGAGTTTGTTAATGAAAGTTTTGATTTCAAAAAACCAAGCCAAACAGCAGCTGCAGCTAGTCAAGCCCCTTCTCAAGCAATTAACATTGCTTTAAATGAAGCTGACCTCATTGATGAATTAGTGGCGGTTGGCACCACAGCCACCACAGCCTTACCACAAAGCGAGCTGATTCAAGAGGTGGTGGTGATTGACAACGGTCAACCCCAACAAGCTGGGTTTCATTATGTAGTTGATTTTCTCACTAGCACTGCACCACTAACTGTAGCAGAAATAGAGTTGCAAGAGCAAGAGCTAGTCAATGAGTTTGTCACAACTACTAGTAGAGAAACAACTACTTTTGCATCAACTCCAGTTTTTGAACCAGTTGTAATTCCAACAGTAGAACCTGAAGAACAACTTTTAGAAAACGAGTTTGTTGAATCAACTGTTGTAAGTGCAACATCAAATGAACCTAATGTTGCATCAACTCCAGTTGTTGAAACGGTTGAACTTACAGAAACACCAGTAAGTTTAGAACCGCTTGAAACTGTTCAACTAGAAACAGCACCAGTTGTTACTGAAACTGTTACAGTTACTGAGAAAGCAGTAGAACCAGAAGTATTAGCAGTTGTTGAAGAAGCACCACTTGCTGTAGAACCAATTGTTGAAACTTCAACAACATTAGCTGCAGAGACCGTTGAAGAAGCGCAAGTTGAACAAGAGTCAACAGCTGTTGCAGTCGAACCAGCTATTGAAACCGAGTCAAAAGCAACTTCTGAAGCCCAAGCTGAACTGGATTGGGAGGCGTTAATTGGTAACAGTGAATACGGTTACTTTGATGCAGAGCAAAACTGGATTTGAACCGGTTACTTCGATGAAGATAACAAATGGGTATCCACAGCTACAGCGCAAACAGAAGCAAATGCTGAAGAAGTTGTTTTAACAGCAGACGCTGAAACTTCAGAGTTAAATACTGAATCTGATCCTAGCTTTGAAACAGAAGTAGAAATTCAACCTGAACCAGAACCTAACTTTGATTTGGAAACGATTCCTGAACCAGAATCAATTGAAACTACTGAACCAGAACCTAATTTTGAACCAGAAGTAGAGCTTGAACCAGAAATTGAACCTAATTTCGAATCCGAAACTGAAGTTCAACAAGAGCTAGCACAAGAATCAAGTTTCGAGTCTGAACCAGAACCTAATTTTGAAACAGAAGTAGAAGTTCAACCTGAATCAGAAATTGAATTTAAATTCGAAGCCGAAGTTCAATCAGAGCCAAAAGTAAGTTTGAATTCAGATTTTGAAACTAAACCAGAAGCTCAAGCGGAGGTAACGCCAGAAACCTTGGAAGTAGAGGCAACATCTGAAGCTCCAGAACTTCAACCAGAAACTGAAGCAACAAAAGTAGTTGATGACGTTGAAGAAGAGCAACTTGATTGAGAACTATTGATTGGTAATAGCAATTATGGTCATTATGAACCTAGTGGGGAATGGGTATGAGCTGGTTACTTTGATGACAACCAAATATGAACACCAGATGCTAGTGTTGAATGGGCACGTGAAAGTGATTACACAGATCTAATAGGTGATGAAATCTATGGTAGATATAACCGTAAAGGAGAATGGATCTGATACGGTTATTATGATGAGACCGGTGAATGAGTCTTAGTTGATGAACACTATCAGAATCATCAACCAAGGATTAGTGAAGCACCACGGTTCTGGGAGCAGTTAATAGGCAACGAAGACTATGGTTACTATGAAGATAATGAATGAAAGTGGTACGATGGGGAATTTGACAGTGAGGGTAACTGATTAGTATTCCACAGTTCCAACGCTGAAGATGCGAAGAACATTGACATAGCCAAGGATATCCCTGTGTTTGAAAGCTTTGATGTGGACTCGATTGATGCTGATGAATGATTAGATCAGTTTTCCGATTCCGATGCTAAGGAGGTATTTGGCGAAGACTAA
- a CDS encoding alcohol dehydrogenase catalytic domain-containing protein, translating to MLKIGATGWIEKPRPVCGPNDAIIRPLAVAPCTSDVHTVWEGGIGERHNMVLGHEGCGVVDEVGSEVKSFKVGDRVLVAAITPEWNSVNAQAGYPMHSGGMLGGWKFSNVKDGMFAEYFHVNDAEGNLALMPEGMDLADACMLSDMIPTGFHANELADIQYGVALSFLVLVQLV from the coding sequence ATGTTAAAAATTGGCGCTACTGGTTGAATCGAAAAACCAAGACCAGTTTGTGGACCCAATGATGCGATAATTCGACCACTGGCCGTAGCACCATGTACTTCAGACGTCCACACCGTTTGGGAAGGTGGCATTGGTGAACGTCACAACATGGTTTTAGGCCATGAGGGCTGTGGTGTTGTGGATGAAGTGGGGTCTGAGGTCAAAAGCTTTAAGGTTGGTGATCGCGTTTTAGTGGCAGCCATTACACCAGAATGAAATTCGGTTAATGCTCAAGCTGGATACCCTATGCACTCCGGTGGCATGCTGGGTGGTTGGAAGTTTTCCAACGTTAAAGATGGCATGTTTGCTGAATACTTTCACGTCAATGATGCTGAGGGTAACTTAGCATTGATGCCAGAAGGGATGGATTTAGCTGATGCATGTATGTTGTCAGACATGATTCCCACAGGCTTTCACGCCAATGAACTAGCTGACATCCAATACGGTGTCGCGTTGTCGTTTTTGGTGCTGGTCCAGTTGGTTTAA
- a CDS encoding MPN570 family protein: MKQKIIGLTLAFFVLFLTAVAILFTVKVQRYLTTSLWAKLSEQTFLVFKNEQDEAQFNQVSWTNFQAETTKKEDKKAFRLYKKKISLEQLENENQQQLFQAVNLSINLKQGWYNITILLPSKALFETVF; encoded by the coding sequence ATGAAGCAAAAAATTATTGGCCTAACTCTAGCTTTCTTTGTTTTATTCTTAACAGCCGTTGCCATCTTATTTACGGTTAAGGTACAACGATACCTAACTACAAGCTTATGGGCAAAATTGTCTGAACAAACCTTTTTAGTTTTTAAAAACGAGCAGGATGAAGCCCAGTTTAACCAGGTATCTTGAACTAATTTTCAAGCAGAAACAACTAAAAAGGAAGATAAGAAAGCTTTTCGACTTTACAAAAAGAAAATTTCCCTAGAGCAGCTAGAAAATGAAAACCAGCAACAGCTTTTTCAAGCGGTTAATTTAAGTATTAACTTAAAACAAGGTTGGTATAATATTACGATTCTTTTACCGTCCAAAGCGCTGTTTGAAACCGTCTTTTAG
- a CDS encoding leucyl aminopeptidase, with protein MKLNKLFDSKTVVFKKSDKYGKSDCCKTKCVEGQIEFGVKIPTDFPAFNRALVTFLKTQKNQLNVDLDSFVELYKAENLCYKTALKVVVASITFCETTPFTMKTEPQKNVEVAVKCDSEHTSLIKEYEVVGNYVNMARQLQDTPSDQLYPEEFVKRFEKAATGLGVKITVLKQADLIKKKMGLLLGVNKGSEREARLLVISYNNNKKSSETLALVGKGITYDSGGMNIKTGDYMRGMKYDMSGAAIVCSTVLALAKNKVKTNVVAVAALTENLPGPHAQRPDDIQTAYNGKTVEIDNTDAEGRLVLADAISYAAKDLKATQIIDVATLTGLMSYILSTTYTGIFSTCDMAWDAFKKAACCAGEPVWRLPMHPDYLKPLESKLADLQNSTSVKGAGSSRAACFLAEFREGVPLIHCDIASTASIQDLGQGVLVRTLYERAAQQAKE; from the coding sequence ATGAAATTAAATAAGTTATTTGACAGCAAGACGGTTGTTTTTAAAAAGTCCGATAAGTACGGCAAGAGTGATTGCTGTAAGACTAAGTGTGTTGAAGGCCAAATTGAATTTGGCGTAAAAATTCCGACTGATTTCCCCGCTTTCAACCGCGCTCTAGTTACCTTTTTGAAAACGCAAAAGAACCAACTAAACGTGGACTTAGACAGTTTTGTGGAACTCTACAAAGCAGAAAACCTCTGTTACAAAACAGCATTAAAGGTAGTGGTAGCTAGCATTACCTTCTGTGAAACAACACCTTTCACCATGAAGACCGAACCACAAAAGAATGTGGAAGTAGCAGTGAAGTGTGACAGCGAACACACGAGCCTCATTAAAGAATACGAGGTAGTGGGTAACTATGTCAACATGGCGCGTCAACTCCAAGACACCCCCTCTGACCAACTCTACCCAGAGGAATTTGTGAAGCGCTTTGAAAAGGCGGCTACTGGTTTAGGTGTTAAGATTACCGTTTTAAAGCAAGCTGATCTCATCAAAAAGAAGATGGGCTTACTGTTAGGGGTTAACAAGGGTTCGGAACGTGAAGCGCGTTTACTAGTAATTTCCTATAACAATAATAAGAAGAGCAGTGAAACTTTAGCTTTAGTTGGTAAGGGCATTACCTATGATTCGGGTGGGATGAACATTAAGACCGGTGACTACATGCGTGGTATGAAGTACGACATGAGTGGGGCAGCTATTGTGTGTTCCACCGTGTTGGCCTTAGCGAAAAACAAGGTGAAAACCAATGTAGTAGCAGTAGCTGCTTTAACAGAAAACCTACCAGGTCCCCACGCACAACGCCCTGATGACATCCAAACCGCTTACAATGGTAAAACGGTTGAAATTGACAATACCGATGCTGAAGGTCGCTTGGTGTTAGCCGATGCCATTAGCTATGCTGCTAAGGATCTTAAAGCTACCCAAATTATTGATGTCGCTACCTTAACCGGTTTAATGTCTTACATCTTAAGTACCACTTACACCGGGATCTTTAGTACCTGTGACATGGCATGGGATGCCTTTAAAAAAGCAGCTTGCTGTGCAGGCGAACCGGTATGACGCTTGCCAATGCACCCGGATTACCTAAAACCATTGGAATCAAAACTAGCGGACTTACAAAACTCCACTAGTGTTAAGGGAGCAGGTTCATCCCGGGCGGCATGTTTCTTAGCTGAATTTAGGGAAGGGGTACCTTTGATCCACTGTGATATTGCATCCACAGCTTCGATTCAAGATCTTGGTCAAGGGGTTTTAGTACGTACTTTATACGAACGTGCTGCGCAGCAAGCAAAGGAATAA
- a CDS encoding MPN575 family protein has protein sequence MLQNLALSFPFITRFFQKQMLGSQNSSGKTPGFNEAEGITSNIFQIAGGISLLVILLLIIGFLSCLLGGIFLHKHKHAEVGSPAHAKTKNLFVAFFVVGSLLLLVAVVMLIAFGVLDASLPLPKENNS, from the coding sequence ATGCTGCAAAATTTAGCTTTAAGCTTTCCTTTTATTACGCGTTTCTTCCAAAAGCAAATGCTTGGTTCCCAGAATTCTAGTGGTAAAACTCCTGGTTTCAATGAAGCCGAAGGAATAACGAGTAACATTTTCCAAATTGCTGGTGGAATTAGCCTTTTAGTTATTTTGTTGTTAATCATTGGTTTCTTGAGTTGTTTGTTGGGTGGCATCTTCCTACATAAGCACAAACACGCTGAAGTGGGTAGTCCCGCTCATGCAAAAACGAAAAATCTATTTGTTGCTTTCTTTGTTGTCGGTAGCTTATTGTTGTTAGTGGCCGTAGTCATGTTAATTGCTTTCGGTGTGCTTGATGCTAGTCTGCCACTTCCAAAAGAAAATAACTCTTAA
- the groES gene encoding co-chaperone GroES — translation MKITPIHDNILVSLVESNKEEVSQKGIITALANPDKNESAHKGTVVALGAGPAYGKSEKPKYAFGIGDTIYFKEYSGISFEEEGTKYKIISLEDVLAFEKHGNTKTTTVKKGAKKK, via the coding sequence ATGAAGATAACACCAATTCATGACAACATTTTGGTTTCACTAGTGGAATCAAACAAAGAAGAAGTGTCACAAAAAGGGATTATTACAGCACTAGCTAACCCTGATAAAAATGAAAGTGCCCACAAGGGAACTGTCGTTGCTTTAGGTGCAGGACCGGCATATGGTAAAAGCGAAAAACCGAAATATGCTTTTGGCATCGGTGACACGATCTACTTTAAGGAATACAGTGGTATTTCCTTTGAAGAGGAAGGTACCAAGTACAAGATTATTTCCTTGGAAGATGTCCTTGCTTTTGAAAAGCATGGTAATACAAAAACTACTACTGTAAAGAAAGGAGCTAAGAAAAAATAG
- a CDS encoding MPN565 family protein, which translates to MEQFFQSTAKRKTPAWLTGSFSFFLVFVYYIIVWVLLGEINALGFNFVIAPNNRTLMGREVEPIFDLVLLWFLLVPLVVYALLLLLLFFTTPYLIVEAIPFFYGIALMMISLFMSGMFPQAWNVWVIFGRFVLVLVVLMLSFFVINKLTNLVLLRSRYAMVVAQGLVHTGKVKQQSQQAMSDIKTKWDKEKSKTVVVTIKKKRVKSSD; encoded by the coding sequence TTGGAGCAGTTTTTTCAATCAACCGCAAAGCGCAAAACTCCAGCTTGATTAACCGGGAGCTTTAGCTTCTTTTTGGTCTTTGTCTACTACATCATTGTGTGGGTGTTATTAGGGGAAATTAATGCCTTAGGTTTTAACTTTGTCATTGCCCCAAATAACCGTACTTTAATGGGTAGGGAAGTAGAACCCATTTTTGATTTAGTACTACTGTGGTTCTTACTAGTGCCCTTAGTAGTTTATGCGTTGCTTTTACTGCTTTTATTCTTTACAACCCCATACCTAATTGTGGAGGCAATTCCCTTTTTTTATGGAATTGCTTTGATGATGATTAGCCTCTTTATGAGTGGTATGTTTCCTCAAGCTTGAAACGTTTGGGTAATCTTTGGGCGTTTTGTGTTAGTGTTGGTAGTGTTAATGCTGAGTTTCTTTGTAATTAATAAACTAACTAACTTAGTTTTACTACGTTCACGCTATGCCATGGTAGTAGCACAAGGACTGGTTCACACAGGTAAAGTCAAACAACAAAGCCAACAGGCTATGTCTGACATTAAAACGAAATGAGATAAAGAAAAGAGCAAAACAGTTGTTGTTACCATCAAGAAAAAGCGCGTTAAATCAAGTGATTAA
- the era gene encoding GTPase Era — MESIRIGVLGLTNAGKSTLVNQLHKANNLLVSPMNNTTLLAVSTNTITHEKQNITFIDVPGFSEKRHSSYELISQEIRKALSGIDVLLLVVRSDQQQKLPLLQTQLQPLKRYRDLTRVLLINNFFDVVLQAEDKQAIVLDFKPQAVLETDLLHFDATSFWNQFNEVKLQANEFRKDVEFLDADTDNFKILEALREQIIKYCSEEIPHVVRLEIVDKSFDQAKNLLKLHLSISVPKLSQKKIIIGRNAQMVKKIGMQMRQKLLEYYDCNVFVELFVRTYDPKQKKSPYGSLI; from the coding sequence ATGGAATCGATAAGAATTGGTGTTTTAGGTCTAACCAACGCTGGTAAATCAACTCTCGTTAACCAATTACACAAAGCGAATAACTTGTTGGTTTCACCTATGAACAACACTACGTTGTTGGCGGTTAGCACTAATACTATTACCCATGAAAAGCAAAACATTACCTTCATTGATGTTCCTGGCTTTAGTGAAAAACGTCACAGCTCCTATGAGTTAATTAGTCAAGAGATTCGCAAGGCTTTAAGTGGGATAGATGTCTTGTTGTTAGTGGTGCGCAGTGATCAACAGCAAAAGTTACCCTTGTTACAAACGCAATTACAACCGTTAAAGCGTTACCGTGATTTAACTCGTGTTTTGTTAATTAATAACTTCTTTGATGTTGTTTTGCAAGCGGAGGACAAGCAAGCAATTGTGCTCGATTTTAAACCGCAAGCAGTACTGGAAACTGATCTGCTTCATTTTGATGCCACTTCTTTTTGAAACCAGTTTAACGAAGTGAAACTACAAGCAAATGAGTTTCGTAAAGATGTTGAATTTTTAGATGCTGACACTGATAACTTTAAGATTTTAGAAGCGCTGCGCGAACAGATCATTAAGTACTGCAGCGAAGAAATTCCCCATGTAGTAAGGCTAGAGATTGTCGATAAGAGTTTTGATCAAGCTAAAAACCTGTTGAAGCTACACCTTTCCATTAGTGTGCCTAAACTTAGTCAAAAAAAAATTATTATTGGCCGTAATGCCCAAATGGTGAAAAAGATCGGGATGCAAATGCGTCAAAAACTACTGGAGTACTATGACTGCAATGTCTTTGTGGAATTGTTTGTAAGGACTTATGACCCTAAACAAAAAAAGTCACCTTATGGCTCTTTAATTTAG